One region of Gemmatimonadota bacterium genomic DNA includes:
- the sufU gene encoding Fe-S cluster assembly sulfur transfer protein SufU, translating to MNASTELDAIDPEEIDRSTPDVGLLYQELILDHFKRPRNKGDLEGASHTAHLNNPVCGDEIFLQLAVDDDVIRDVRFSGRGCSISQASISIMTEMLKGRPVAEAGALIARFNDMMHGDPEAARDKQLGNLRALSGVAKFPVRIKCALLGFDALGEALGTEGLGGR from the coding sequence ACCCCGAAGAGATCGATCGCTCCACCCCGGACGTGGGGCTGCTCTACCAGGAGCTGATCCTGGACCACTTCAAGCGCCCCCGGAACAAGGGCGATCTCGAGGGCGCGAGCCACACCGCCCACCTCAACAACCCCGTGTGCGGCGACGAGATCTTCCTCCAACTGGCCGTCGACGACGACGTCATCCGCGACGTCCGTTTCAGCGGCCGCGGCTGCTCCATCTCGCAGGCCTCCATCTCCATCATGACCGAGATGCTCAAGGGCCGACCCGTGGCCGAGGCCGGCGCCCTCATCGCCCGCTTCAACGACATGATGCACGGCGACCCCGAAGCCGCCCGCGACAAGCAGCTCGGCAACCTGCGCGCGCTGTCGGGCGTGGCGAAGTTTCCGGTGCGCATCAAGTGCGCGCTGCTGGGCTTCGACGCGCTGGGGGAGGCGTTGGGGACGGAGGGGTTGGGGGGGCGGTAA